In the genome of Chrysemys picta bellii isolate R12L10 chromosome 17, ASM1138683v2, whole genome shotgun sequence, one region contains:
- the IZUMO1 gene encoding LOW QUALITY PROTEIN: izumo sperm-egg fusion protein 1 (The sequence of the model RefSeq protein was modified relative to this genomic sequence to represent the inferred CDS: inserted 2 bases in 1 codon) — MGWALWLXLWALGGSGGRGCLRCDPGSMRLLRELKGPYLGQQLRGDPDLRARLEALLERSLQGLAELPIGEQSYMGVIDEKTMGEAAAHFRRAVTRIMENDFKDGQLFNEVMWSLQELRETFTTLMARFQREVFCPNKCGRMVHQFIDCRACGTELYSCNRDLHCGERRLRVQQDDDLILDCALTWHRASYGAKSYRFYRAVGGSEQVMVMGPDAFLVKKEATANDSGRYRCEMLNAQGWVCSELRFQVTVTPLLGNSTPPPVPPLLGPLTLPSPSRSPTPSGGPGDWTVWVIIGSSAGLVLLLIGGCAWLYRRQQEVPEKDGGSQGGPLKT, encoded by the exons ATGGGCTGGGCGCTGTGGCT GCTGTGGgcgctggggggctctgggggccggggctgcctgCGCTGCGACCCCGGCTCCATGCGGCTGCTGCGGGAGCTGAAGGGGCCCTACCTGGGCCAGCAGCTGCGGGGGGACCCGGACCTGCGGGCGCGGCTGGAGGCCCTGCTCGAGCGCAGCCTCCAGGGGCTGGCGGAGCTGCCCATCGGGGAGCAGAGCTACATGGGGGTCATCG acGAGAAGACGATGGGAGAAGCTGCCGCCCACTTCAGACGGGCCGTGACCCGAATCATGGAGAATGACTTCAAAG ATGGGCAGCTCTTCAACGAGGTGATGTGGAGCCTGCAGGAGCTGAGAGAGACCTTCACAACCCTCATGGCCCGATTCCAGAGAGAGG TTTTTTGCCCGAATAAGTGTG GGCGCATGGTTCACCAGTTCATCGACTGCCGGGCCTGCGGCACCGAGCTCTACTCCTGCAACCGGGACCTGCActgtgggg AGCGGAGGCTGCGGGTCCAGCAGGACGATGACCTGATCCTGGACTGTGCCTTGACCTGGCACCGTGCCAGCTACGGTGCCAAAAGCTACCGCTTCTACCGG GCGGTGGGGGGCTCGGAGCAGGTCATGGTCATGGGCCCCGACGCCTTCCTCGTGAAGAAGGAGGCGACAGCGAACGACTCGGGGCGCTATCGCTGTGAGATGCTGAATGCCCAGGGCTGGGTCTGCTCTGAGCTGCGCTTCCAGGTGACAG TGACCCCCCTGCTGGGGAATAGCACCCCACCACCTGTGCCACCCCTGCTGGGGCCCCTGACGCTGCCCTCCCCATCACGGAGCCCGACCCCCTCGGGGGGCCCTGGAGACTGGACCGTCTGGGTCATCATCGGGAGTAGCGCCGGTCTGGTCCTACTGCTCATCGGGGGCTG CGCCTGGCTCTATCGccgccagcaggaggtgccagagaAGGACGGTGGCAGCCAGGGGGGGCCGCTGAAGACGTGA
- the MAMSTR gene encoding MEF2-activating motif and SAP domain-containing transcriptional regulator: MVEPRAGAGGGCGSRPELLSILESQPPSALAPDPESQPPGGGPPAKPPALLPKVGAKLGLGVGDWPPTPQEGEGSQAQGEEAEVPSVRAPCGPAPPGPRPPLDAAYARLLQQQQLFLQLQILQQQQPPAPPGVPRSAVCAGPAPPERQYFPRSGDQLRGPRNYPGSPPPRLPPLLCPPKPELLPANLDDLTVSELRQQLRQRGLPVSGTKPALLERLKPFQVRGAPGPPPPALPPADRALREKQQLIDSLTWELQREQREADDLREELQLHKCRRGRPEGEPLPPSPPASHGPQTPAGETPEGTVPGREGFLVFCPPSCEPIGEDLELPLQITASPAPGPRSLEEELQEAIQKAQLVPSQSIEDILEEPLACAGDLLPTDAPLLLPTEPRRPPSPLSQQGAPCKKPRHTPPAAAILDFPGHYDFLTPPSSSSSSPSDSLRGVFSPEPLEGPPSPSPRPAFDPVDWLEALTAGPASGLGPGTPGGSSIFSTDFFDSPELSVNHMIDLMVEQW; this comes from the exons ATggtggagcccagagctggggcaggagggggctgcgggtcgaga ccagaGCTGCTGTCGATCCTGGAGTCCCAGCCCCCCTCAGCGCTTGCCCCGGACCCCGAATCCCAACCTCCTGGGGGCGGTCCCCCGGCTAAGCCCCCGGCCTTGCTGCCCAAGGTAGGtgccaagctggggctgggcgtAGGGGACT ggccccccacGCCCCAAGAAGGCGAAGGATCCCAAGCCCAAGGTGAGGAAGCTGAAGTACCATCAGTACGTGCCCCCTGCGGCCCGGCCCCccccgggccccggccccccctGGACGCCGCCTACGCCCgcctgctccagcagcagcagctcttccTCCAGCTCCagatcctgcagcagcagcagccgccggcCCCCCCCGGGGTCCCCCGCAGCGCTGTGTGtgccggccctgcaccccctgagcgCCAG tattTCCCCAGATCCGGTGATCAGCTTCGCGGCCCCCGCAATtaccctggcagcccccccccacgcctcccacccctcctgtgcccccccaagcctgagctgctgcccgcCAACCTGGATGACCTGACA gtgtCAGAGCTCCGCCAGCAGCTGCGCCAGCGCGGGCTGCCAGTGTCGGGCACCaagccagccctgctggagcGGCTGAAGCCCTTCCAGGTGCGGGGGGCCCCGGGGCCACCACCCCCCGCCTTGCCCCCCGCCGACCGGGCGCTGcgggagaagcagcagctcatCGACAGCCTcacctgggagctgcagcggGAGCAGCGGGAGGCCGACGACCTGCgggaggagctgcagctgcacaAGTGCCGGCGCGGCCGCCCGGAGGgggagcccctgcccccctcacccccagccagccacggCCCCCAGACCCCCGCCGGGGAGACACCCGAGGGCACAGTGCCCGGGAGAGAGGGGTTCCTG gtTTTTTGCCCCCCTTCCTGTGAGCCAATCGGGGAGGACCTAGAACTGCCCCTGCAGATCACGGccagccccgccccaggcccccgctccctggaggaggagctgcaggaggccatCCAGAAAGCCCAG CTGGTCCCAAGTCAGTCAATCGAAGACATCCTGGAGGAGCCGCTGGCGTGTGCAG GTGATCTGCTCCCCACGGATGCCCCCTTGCTGCTCCCCACAGAGCCACGCCGGCCCCCCTCGCCcctcagccagcagggggcaccctgCAAGAAGCCCCGTCACACCCCGCCGGCAGCAGCCATCTTGGATTTCCCCGGCCACTACGacttcctcacccctccctcctcctcttcctcgtccccCTCGGACTCCCTGCGTGGGGTCTTCTCCCCGGAGCCCCTGGAGGGGCCCCCGtcgcccagcccccggcccgccTTCGACCCTGTCGATTGGCTGGAGGCCTTGACAGCTGGCCCGGCCTCGGGGCTGGGGCCCGGCACCCCCGGCGGCAGCAGCATCTTCTCCACTGACTTCTTTGACTCACCTGAACTGAGCGTCAACCACATGATTGACCTGATGGTGGAGCAGTGGTAG
- the LOC103306809 gene encoding myocardin isoform X2, translated as MTLLASERSMLIRSKFRSVLQLRMQHRRSQEQHLLTPLTKPPPTYLEVNRTPEQSRADETLKVKVQMRTHKVGAAKGQFTEESGGDPTERKEKKTRLAEDLKEKLLQRPGPLELVTKNILSLDASLKDAVKADPAPAAPGTFLLDEDLSSSSSSSSSSTSLRFTHCLGGPPGNPSPPLGVRGLLSR; from the exons TGCTGCAGCTGAGGATGCAGCATCGCAGATCCCAGGAGCAGCATCTGCTGACAC CTCTGACCAAGCCCCCTCCAACCTACCTGGAGGTGAACAGGACCCCAGAGCAGAGCCGG GCCGACGAGACCCTGAAGGTGAAGGTCCAGATGAGAACCCACAAAGTGGGAGCTGCCAAGGGCCAGTTCACAGAAG AGTCTGGGGGGGACCCCACAGAGCGGAAGGAGAAGAAGACGCGTCTGGCCGAGGATCTGAAGGAGAAACTCCTGCAACGGCCGGGGCCACTGGAACTCGTGACGAAAAACATCCTTTCCCTGGACGCCAGCCTCAAAGATGCTGTGAAAG ctgatccagcccctgctgcccctgggacCTTCCTATTAGACGAGGATCTCAGCAGTTCTTCATCATCATCGTCCTCCTCTACTTCCCTGCGCTTCACCCACTGCCTGGGGGGCCCCCCCGGCAACCCATCCCCCCCCCTCGGCGTCAGGGGGCTGCTGTCCAGGTGA
- the LOC103306809 gene encoding myocardin isoform X3 has translation MQHRRSQEQHLLTPLTKPPPTYLEVNRTPEQSRADETLKVKVQMRTHKVGAAKGQFTEESGGDPTERKEKKTRLAEDLKEKLLQRPGPLELVTKNILSLDASLKDAVKADPAPAAPGTFLLDEDLSSSSSSSSSSTSLRFTHCLGGPPGNPSPPLGVRGLLSR, from the exons ATGCAGCATCGCAGATCCCAGGAGCAGCATCTGCTGACAC CTCTGACCAAGCCCCCTCCAACCTACCTGGAGGTGAACAGGACCCCAGAGCAGAGCCGG GCCGACGAGACCCTGAAGGTGAAGGTCCAGATGAGAACCCACAAAGTGGGAGCTGCCAAGGGCCAGTTCACAGAAG AGTCTGGGGGGGACCCCACAGAGCGGAAGGAGAAGAAGACGCGTCTGGCCGAGGATCTGAAGGAGAAACTCCTGCAACGGCCGGGGCCACTGGAACTCGTGACGAAAAACATCCTTTCCCTGGACGCCAGCCTCAAAGATGCTGTGAAAG ctgatccagcccctgctgcccctgggacCTTCCTATTAGACGAGGATCTCAGCAGTTCTTCATCATCATCGTCCTCCTCTACTTCCCTGCGCTTCACCCACTGCCTGGGGGGCCCCCCCGGCAACCCATCCCCCCCCCTCGGCGTCAGGGGGCTGCTGTCCAGGTGA